One stretch of Rosistilla oblonga DNA includes these proteins:
- a CDS encoding DEAD/DEAH box helicase, whose protein sequence is MESNSSEPSLSFSDLDLSPIMLRALKICKFENPSPIQAGLIPLALEGEDVIGQARTGTGKTAAFGIPILEQLDPLEDHCLPQALILVPTRELADQVGQELTRLAKGVPTSIAVLAGGKNLRKQTQQLSDGVQVVVGTPGRVHDHLQRGTFKTHDIWCVVLDEADRMLDIGFRPQIERILRKCPKDRQTLLLSATMAPQVRILAERYMYEPKTVDCSSKDMSVETIEQHYFTVAADKRLELLMRLLDRESPEQVIIFCRTKRGTDKLHRKLSEKYDGVGCMHGDMQQRERDRVIKQLRSKDLKVLVATDVVGRGIDITTISHIINFDVPQDCDDYVHRVGRTGRMGRDGVAFTFIVPGEGDVLTSIEQRINKQLIKDVMDGFDHPVPVNRVAEAEEAAKPKEPSRPKLNRIVRRTRKRF, encoded by the coding sequence ATGGAATCTAACTCTTCGGAGCCATCGCTGTCCTTCAGCGATCTCGATCTTTCGCCCATCATGCTGCGGGCGTTAAAGATTTGCAAGTTCGAGAACCCCTCACCGATCCAAGCGGGTCTAATCCCGCTTGCCCTGGAAGGGGAGGATGTGATCGGCCAAGCGAGGACCGGCACCGGCAAAACCGCCGCCTTCGGCATCCCGATTCTGGAACAGCTCGATCCGCTGGAGGATCACTGTTTGCCACAAGCCCTGATCCTCGTGCCAACTCGCGAACTGGCCGACCAAGTGGGGCAAGAACTGACCCGGCTAGCCAAAGGTGTGCCGACCAGCATCGCCGTCCTGGCGGGTGGCAAAAACCTTCGCAAGCAAACGCAACAGTTAAGCGATGGCGTGCAGGTTGTTGTCGGAACGCCCGGTCGCGTGCATGATCACTTGCAACGCGGAACCTTTAAGACGCACGACATCTGGTGCGTTGTGCTCGATGAAGCCGACCGGATGCTCGACATCGGATTCCGTCCGCAAATCGAACGCATCTTGCGCAAATGCCCCAAAGACCGACAGACTCTGCTGCTGTCGGCCACGATGGCGCCGCAGGTTCGGATCTTGGCCGAGCGGTACATGTACGAACCGAAGACTGTCGATTGCAGTTCGAAGGACATGTCGGTCGAAACGATCGAGCAGCACTACTTCACCGTCGCCGCTGACAAGCGACTGGAACTGTTGATGCGACTGCTGGACCGCGAATCGCCCGAACAAGTGATCATCTTCTGCCGCACCAAGCGCGGCACCGACAAACTGCATCGCAAGCTGAGCGAGAAATACGACGGCGTCGGTTGCATGCATGGTGACATGCAGCAACGAGAGCGCGACCGCGTGATCAAGCAACTGCGCAGCAAGGACCTGAAGGTCTTGGTAGCGACCGATGTCGTCGGCCGCGGAATCGACATCACGACGATCTCGCACATCATCAACTTCGACGTCCCGCAAGACTGCGACGACTACGTCCATCGCGTCGGACGCACAGGGCGGATGGGACGCGATGGCGTCGCCTTCACGTTCATCGTGCCGGGCGAAGGAGATGTGCTGACCTCGATCGAGCAACGGATCAACAAGCAGTTGATCAAAGACGTGATGGATGGCTTCGACCACCCAGTCCCCGTCAACCGAGTCGCGGAAGCCGAAGAGGCAGCAAAGCCAAAGGAGCCGAGCCGCCCGAAGCTGAACCGGATCGTTCGCCGCACGCGGAAACGCTTCTAA
- a CDS encoding radical SAM protein: protein MAKRLALETDKRLLWKLFWLMGIKGFRSVHKHKRRLKRGEFFPPFLYMSVINSCNLRCQGCWVDVGAKQSRIEVEAANKTITQAKAMGNSFFGILGGEPFMHKDLMEIFRSHPDAYFQVFTNGHFITDEVAAELHRLGNVTPLISVEGSEIISDQRRGREGVLNQTMEGIKTALRHNLMVGVCTSVCQTNIDDLVNDAWVDRLIEMGVMYCWFHVYRPCGPDASPDLSLSSDQQRRVRQFVVDTRATKPIIVVDAYHDGAGNALCPAVTGFTHHIGPWGDIEPCPIIQLAAETIHDDRPLKDKFNESEFLRDFRHMTAQNTRGCVVMERPDILVQIAEKHGARDTTARGTAIEELKAMQPRRSQYVPGNEIPERNLAYRLAKKFCFSDFGAYDQQAFSQAKWTDPGESPAAAGGRSPSQLPVISSK, encoded by the coding sequence ATGGCCAAGCGGCTCGCTTTGGAAACCGATAAGCGTTTGCTGTGGAAGCTGTTTTGGTTGATGGGCATCAAGGGATTTCGCAGTGTCCACAAGCACAAGCGGCGGCTGAAGCGAGGCGAGTTTTTTCCGCCGTTCTTATATATGTCGGTGATCAACAGCTGCAATCTCCGCTGCCAAGGCTGTTGGGTCGACGTCGGGGCGAAGCAGAGCCGGATCGAGGTCGAGGCGGCTAACAAGACGATCACGCAAGCCAAGGCGATGGGGAATTCGTTTTTCGGAATCCTCGGCGGCGAGCCGTTTATGCACAAGGATCTGATGGAGATCTTCCGGTCGCATCCGGACGCCTATTTCCAGGTCTTCACCAACGGCCACTTCATCACCGATGAGGTCGCGGCGGAGCTGCATCGGTTGGGGAACGTCACGCCGCTGATCAGTGTCGAGGGGAGCGAGATCATCAGCGATCAACGCCGCGGCCGCGAGGGCGTTCTGAATCAGACGATGGAAGGAATCAAGACCGCGCTGCGACACAATCTGATGGTGGGTGTCTGTACCAGCGTTTGTCAGACGAATATCGACGACCTTGTCAACGACGCCTGGGTCGATCGGTTGATCGAGATGGGAGTCATGTACTGTTGGTTCCACGTCTATCGTCCCTGCGGTCCCGATGCCAGTCCCGATCTCTCGCTCTCCAGCGACCAACAGCGCCGCGTGCGGCAGTTTGTTGTCGACACGCGAGCCACCAAACCGATCATCGTTGTCGATGCCTACCACGACGGCGCGGGGAATGCTCTCTGCCCGGCGGTCACCGGCTTCACGCACCACATCGGCCCATGGGGCGATATCGAGCCCTGCCCGATCATTCAATTGGCTGCCGAAACGATCCACGACGATCGGCCGTTGAAGGACAAGTTCAACGAGTCGGAGTTTTTGCGCGACTTCCGCCACATGACAGCGCAGAACACGCGCGGCTGTGTCGTGATGGAGCGTCCCGACATCTTGGTCCAGATCGCCGAAAAGCACGGTGCCCGCGATACGACCGCTCGTGGAACTGCGATCGAGGAGCTGAAGGCGATGCAGCCGCGCCGCAGCCAATACGTTCCGGGCAATGAGATTCCCGAACGCAATCTCGCTTATCGGTTAGCCAAGAAGTTCTGCTTCAGCGACTTCGGCGCCTACGACCAGCAAGCCTTTTCGCAGGCCAAATGGACCGATCCAGGCGAATCACCGGCGGCGGCAGGCGGACGATCTCCATCACAGTTGCCCGTGATCTCGTCGAAGTAA
- a CDS encoding aldose 1-epimerase family protein codes for MATDFQNPAAPRTLPAIDWHPPGEGCLAAMESAEGQVALKYGTIASGRGAGIEVVQIDTGPMQVTLLPTRGMAIWQVICDGIPFKWNSPVDGPVHPSLVPVHDPGGIGWLEGFDELLVRCGLVSNGAPEFEESGRLRYPLHGRIANTPAERVWSEEVEGRCVVAGETHEKRLFFNNLTLTTRVSVAPGGREIEIEDTVSNHGSQPAETQMLYHINVGAPVLEEGAKLLLAYEELSPRNDHAASDIPTWDRYPGPKSGYQEQVHLFRVKSDAAGSTAMMLQSPGGQQGFGLSYDTSTLPYFIVWKNTAAHEDGYVTGLEPATNFPNPRSFEGERGRVATIPAGGSITHRVNLHPLVGQENVDSFAEKVHALQGNDQPTVHQQPNPDWAS; via the coding sequence ATGGCAACCGATTTTCAGAATCCCGCAGCCCCCCGCACGCTCCCCGCGATCGATTGGCATCCGCCGGGCGAAGGCTGCTTGGCCGCGATGGAGTCGGCCGAGGGGCAGGTCGCACTGAAGTACGGCACGATCGCTAGCGGGCGCGGTGCGGGGATCGAGGTCGTGCAGATCGACACCGGACCGATGCAGGTGACCCTGTTGCCGACCCGCGGGATGGCGATTTGGCAAGTGATTTGCGATGGAATCCCCTTCAAATGGAACTCGCCCGTCGATGGCCCCGTCCATCCGTCGCTGGTTCCCGTCCACGATCCGGGCGGGATCGGATGGCTGGAAGGATTTGATGAACTGCTGGTCCGATGTGGTCTGGTCAGCAATGGAGCTCCCGAATTCGAGGAATCGGGCCGGTTGCGGTACCCGCTGCACGGCCGGATCGCTAACACTCCGGCAGAGCGGGTGTGGTCGGAGGAGGTCGAGGGACGATGCGTCGTCGCGGGAGAAACGCACGAAAAGCGACTGTTTTTCAATAACTTAACGCTGACCACGCGGGTCTCCGTCGCCCCCGGTGGTCGCGAGATCGAGATCGAAGACACCGTGAGCAACCACGGCTCGCAGCCGGCCGAAACGCAGATGCTGTATCATATTAATGTCGGGGCCCCAGTCCTGGAGGAGGGGGCGAAGTTGTTGCTAGCATACGAAGAGCTGTCGCCGCGGAACGATCACGCCGCCAGCGACATCCCGACCTGGGATCGGTATCCCGGCCCGAAGTCGGGATATCAGGAACAGGTGCATCTGTTCCGGGTGAAGTCCGACGCAGCGGGATCGACGGCGATGATGCTGCAGTCCCCCGGCGGCCAACAAGGCTTTGGCCTTTCTTATGATACGAGCACCCTGCCCTATTTCATCGTTTGGAAGAATACCGCGGCGCACGAAGACGGTTACGTCACGGGGCTCGAACCTGCCACCAATTTCCCCAATCCCCGCAGCTTCGAAGGGGAACGCGGCCGCGTGGCGACGATTCCCGCTGGCGGAAGCATCACCCACCGGGTGAATCTGCACCCGTTGGTCGGCCAGGAAAACGTCGACTCGTTTGCCGAGAAGGTTCACGCTCTGCAAGGGAATGACCAGCCGACGGTGCATCAACAGCCGAACCCCGACTGGGCGTCTTGA
- a CDS encoding DUF1501 domain-containing protein, producing MLNRRAMLRVGGTGMLGMSMPKLIRAAEQTRQIKPKAKSVIFLFQWGGPSQLDTFDMKPNAPAAVRSPYRPIASSADGIEVCELLPNMAKQMHHVSLIRTMTHKMKNHASAGYYALSGHEPPSDDQRLRDSLDLFPAYGSVVDHLLPSDSGMPSFVSYPHVIRDGSIVPGQHASFLGKGHDPLLFLEDPNDKNFQLPELSLPDGLSIDRLHRRREMQQLVDRQMRLMEHSGEARGFDQYYERAISMLTSDNVRKAFDLSAEPTAVREAYGRTSYGQSCLLARRLVESGVKFVTVYFSNSIGGRRVGQGGWDTHGFDNTRMYKIVDKYQMPLTDQTLPTLIDDLHQRGLLDETLVVWMGEFGRTPEINKNVSRDHWPQCYTALMAGGGVKGGYVHGKSDERAKFPLEKAVKPEDLAATMYQLLGIDPNTEIYDRDNRPLIIGGRPLYDVIA from the coding sequence ATGTTGAATCGACGCGCGATGTTGCGAGTTGGAGGTACGGGGATGCTGGGGATGTCGATGCCCAAGTTGATCCGCGCCGCGGAACAGACGCGGCAGATCAAGCCGAAGGCGAAGTCGGTGATCTTCCTGTTCCAGTGGGGCGGGCCGAGCCAGTTGGACACGTTCGACATGAAGCCCAACGCGCCGGCAGCGGTACGAAGTCCCTATCGGCCGATCGCTTCGAGCGCCGATGGGATCGAGGTCTGCGAGTTGTTGCCCAACATGGCCAAGCAAATGCATCATGTGAGCTTGATTCGCACGATGACTCACAAGATGAAGAACCACGCCTCGGCTGGCTATTACGCCCTCAGCGGTCACGAACCGCCAAGCGATGACCAACGCCTGCGTGATTCGCTGGATCTCTTCCCGGCCTACGGCAGCGTCGTCGACCACCTGCTGCCAAGCGATTCGGGCATGCCGTCGTTTGTGTCGTACCCTCACGTGATCCGCGACGGTTCGATCGTCCCCGGCCAACACGCCAGCTTCCTCGGCAAGGGACACGATCCGCTGCTATTCCTGGAAGACCCGAACGACAAAAATTTCCAGCTCCCCGAACTCAGCCTCCCCGACGGGCTGTCGATCGATCGGCTGCATCGCCGTCGCGAAATGCAACAGCTTGTCGACAGGCAGATGCGGTTGATGGAGCATTCGGGCGAGGCTCGCGGCTTCGACCAATATTACGAGCGGGCGATCTCGATGCTCACATCGGACAACGTCCGCAAAGCGTTCGACTTGTCAGCCGAACCGACAGCCGTTCGCGAGGCGTACGGCCGGACCAGCTATGGGCAGAGCTGCCTGCTGGCTCGGCGGTTGGTTGAATCGGGCGTGAAGTTTGTCACCGTCTACTTCTCCAACAGCATCGGCGGTCGGCGCGTTGGGCAGGGAGGCTGGGATACCCACGGCTTCGACAACACGCGGATGTATAAGATCGTCGACAAATACCAAATGCCGCTGACCGACCAGACGCTGCCGACTCTGATCGACGACCTGCACCAACGGGGCCTGCTGGACGAGACGCTTGTCGTCTGGATGGGAGAATTTGGCCGCACGCCGGAGATCAACAAGAACGTCAGCCGCGACCACTGGCCCCAGTGCTACACCGCGTTAATGGCAGGCGGTGGCGTGAAGGGAGGCTACGTCCATGGCAAGTCGGACGAACGGGCGAAGTTCCCGCTGGAGAAGGCAGTCAAACCGGAAGACCTCGCCGCGACGATGTATCAATTACTGGGGATCGATCCCAACACCGAGATCTACGATCGCGACAACCGACCGCTGATCATCGGCGGCCGACCGCTGTACGACGTCATCGCCTAA
- a CDS encoding Gfo/Idh/MocA family protein yields MKNVNIGMIGYGFMGKAHTNGYAQANHFFKLGHKPVLKALCARNAEKAQEFADNWGYESIETDWRELLKRDDIDAVDICVPNNLHKEISIAAAEAGKAVLCEKPLAIDVAEGEAMCEAVEKAGVPNMVWYNYRRVPAVSLAKQIIDEGRLGKIFHYRANFLQDWTINADVPQGGAATWRLDAEAAGSGVTGDLLAHCIDTAIWLNGNIKDVSAMTETFVKERMHAETGKKEPVTIDDACMFHCHFENGSLGLFESTRYARGHKALNTLEINGEHGSLAWDLHDLHRLQYFNYADDGIVRGWRDVHVSDGDQPYMGNWWVPGLNIGYEHSFIHQVADFLKSLDEGKPVHPSFRDALETQKVCDAVLKSAKERAWMDV; encoded by the coding sequence ATGAAAAACGTCAACATCGGAATGATCGGTTACGGTTTCATGGGCAAAGCGCACACCAACGGCTACGCCCAAGCGAACCACTTCTTTAAGCTCGGCCACAAACCGGTCCTCAAGGCGCTGTGTGCCCGCAACGCGGAAAAGGCTCAAGAGTTTGCCGACAACTGGGGCTACGAATCGATCGAAACCGACTGGCGTGAACTGCTGAAGCGCGACGACATCGATGCCGTCGACATCTGCGTGCCGAACAACTTGCACAAAGAGATCTCGATCGCCGCTGCCGAAGCGGGCAAAGCGGTTCTGTGCGAGAAGCCGTTGGCGATCGACGTCGCCGAAGGCGAAGCGATGTGCGAAGCCGTCGAGAAGGCGGGCGTGCCGAACATGGTTTGGTACAACTACCGCCGCGTCCCCGCGGTTTCGTTGGCCAAGCAGATCATCGATGAAGGTCGCTTGGGCAAGATCTTCCATTACCGCGCCAACTTCTTGCAAGACTGGACGATCAACGCCGACGTCCCTCAAGGTGGCGCAGCGACCTGGCGCCTGGATGCCGAAGCGGCCGGCAGCGGCGTGACCGGCGACTTGCTGGCCCACTGCATCGATACAGCGATCTGGCTCAACGGCAACATCAAAGACGTCTCGGCGATGACCGAGACCTTTGTCAAGGAACGCATGCATGCCGAAACCGGCAAGAAGGAACCTGTCACGATCGACGATGCCTGCATGTTCCATTGCCACTTCGAGAACGGCTCCCTCGGTCTGTTCGAATCGACGCGATACGCCCGCGGCCACAAGGCGCTCAACACGCTGGAGATCAACGGCGAACACGGCAGCCTGGCTTGGGATCTGCACGACCTGCATCGCCTGCAATACTTCAACTACGCCGACGACGGGATCGTCCGCGGCTGGCGCGACGTCCACGTATCCGATGGCGACCAACCCTACATGGGCAACTGGTGGGTTCCCGGCCTGAACATCGGATACGAGCACAGCTTCATCCACCAAGTCGCCGACTTCTTGAAGAGTCTCGACGAAGGAAAGCCGGTTCACCCATCGTTCCGCGACGCCCTGGAAACCCAAAAGGTCTGCGACGCAGTCCTCAAGAGTGCCAAAGAACGCGCTTGGATGGACGTCTAA
- a CDS encoding sugar phosphate isomerase/epimerase family protein has translation MKLHNAMWPGLVGKGTDEGQEPPISLEKMLDLTAAAEVNGQKFDGIDYFLFLPHTNPEASDDELRQIADLIQSKGFAVGSLVAPVWPGTIGDSAMGTAEQREKFLSAVKMACRVAGIFDNHGVRKYGVIRIDSAEFGVEKWKENPSANTAQIAATFKEAAKIAADHGQRLAAEGEICWAGMHSWKDMLDLLEAVGMPESLGFQADLAHTYLYLMGYNAAEHALLQPGYSDEEFYAAYEKMTDKLRPWTIDFHVAQNDGEVHGAGSHDKTGKHCPADDPNGKLDIVRCASYWLKDASSRGIQHICWDGCMFPNATLEDPKTWNTILDTMIKVRDANTSLV, from the coding sequence ATGAAACTACACAACGCGATGTGGCCCGGACTGGTTGGCAAAGGGACCGACGAGGGACAAGAGCCGCCGATCAGTCTCGAAAAGATGCTCGACCTGACAGCCGCTGCCGAAGTCAACGGACAGAAGTTCGATGGCATCGATTATTTCCTGTTCCTGCCTCACACCAACCCTGAAGCGAGCGACGACGAACTGCGTCAGATCGCCGACCTGATCCAAAGCAAAGGCTTTGCCGTCGGTTCGCTGGTCGCCCCGGTATGGCCCGGCACGATCGGCGATTCCGCGATGGGAACCGCCGAACAACGCGAAAAGTTCCTTTCGGCAGTCAAGATGGCCTGCCGCGTCGCTGGCATCTTCGATAACCATGGCGTTCGCAAATACGGCGTGATCCGCATCGACAGTGCCGAATTCGGCGTCGAAAAGTGGAAAGAGAACCCGTCGGCCAATACCGCTCAAATCGCAGCGACCTTCAAAGAAGCTGCCAAGATCGCCGCCGATCACGGCCAGCGTCTGGCTGCCGAAGGCGAGATCTGCTGGGCCGGCATGCACAGCTGGAAGGACATGTTAGACCTTCTCGAAGCGGTTGGGATGCCAGAGAGTCTCGGTTTCCAAGCCGACCTGGCTCACACGTATCTGTACCTGATGGGCTACAACGCCGCCGAACACGCGCTGCTGCAACCGGGCTACAGCGACGAAGAGTTCTACGCAGCTTACGAGAAGATGACCGACAAGCTGCGTCCTTGGACGATCGATTTCCACGTCGCCCAAAACGATGGCGAAGTCCACGGTGCCGGGTCGCACGACAAGACGGGCAAGCACTGCCCGGCGGACGACCCCAACGGCAAATTGGACATCGTCCGATGCGCCAGCTACTGGCTCAAAGACGCTTCGTCGCGCGGCATCCAACACATCTGTTGGGACGGCTGCATGTTCCCCAACGCGACGCTGGAAGATCCCAAGACCTGGAACACGATCCTCGACACGATGATCAAGGTTCGCGACGCCAACACCAGCTTGGTGTAA
- a CDS encoding DUF4159 domain-containing protein: MNRFRSTSKIRLVVLVCVAWSWVSAASAQVTAEAVQHAIDRGVAFLKKQQSAETGGWQEYTNQSCGLSALCTLALLNCGLDHNDPAVARALDYLRQCEPKRTYSISLQTMVFCQARQARDLATILTNVRLLENLMIRRDDGPMQPGGWPYQTGQGNGDPSNSQFALLALSAAEERGVAVSKEVFEIAEDYWLRRQQRQGGWTYSSTAKGAPASGSMTCAGIASLVITRGRTGKSQARIEKGMIQCCGADIDERDPIQAGLDWLGKNFLVSANPGVRVHGLYYLYALERVGRLTGHRLIGGHDWYREGAEYLLKRQDGFEGFWRGVGHDDSIPTVGTSFALLFLAKGKRQVVISRLQHGVASDWNWHPDALRQLTHHVERKWQQDLTWQTVQLAGASVEELLKSPVLFISGSGPLVTTAQQRDVLKQYVEQGGFIFAQATAASGCQPSREFEQSLRQLVEELFDAPLEKLPVDHPIWHAEYRLKPTKMPDNFWLYGVQACCRTSIVYSPVSLACLWELSDPTGRRELPDRWKPAIETAAHLGQNVIAYATGRRLRDKLDGQTVLVPQTDLAMSPRNTLIVPQLEIGAGGDEAPRALPNLMEWMRRQVATEIASPAEMAGFDAKTLQDYSIVFMHGRYSFTLTEAQRNVLHDFLTGGGTIFAGAICGNDEFTQSFRREMQLVLPGVPLSPLAADHEAFTSRFRGYNLSSVTLRKPVEGESGIVVSQKVGAPLIEVMRQDDRDCVFFSPFDLSCALENQGGIQCAGYDTVDAAKIGINLILYAMLQ, from the coding sequence ATGAACCGGTTCCGTTCCACTTCGAAGATCCGCTTGGTTGTCTTGGTTTGTGTCGCGTGGAGCTGGGTATCCGCGGCGTCGGCTCAGGTCACCGCCGAAGCGGTCCAGCACGCGATCGATCGAGGCGTTGCGTTTTTGAAGAAGCAGCAGTCGGCGGAGACCGGCGGTTGGCAGGAGTATACGAATCAGAGCTGCGGGCTGTCGGCGCTGTGCACCTTGGCGCTGTTGAACTGTGGCCTGGATCACAACGATCCGGCGGTCGCTCGCGCGTTGGACTACTTGCGCCAATGCGAACCGAAGCGGACCTATTCGATCTCGCTGCAGACGATGGTCTTTTGCCAGGCGCGGCAGGCTCGCGATCTGGCGACGATCCTGACCAACGTGCGGCTGCTGGAAAATTTGATGATCCGCCGCGACGACGGTCCGATGCAACCGGGCGGATGGCCGTATCAGACAGGGCAAGGAAACGGCGATCCCTCGAATTCGCAGTTCGCTCTGCTGGCGCTAAGCGCTGCGGAGGAACGGGGCGTGGCGGTTTCGAAGGAAGTGTTCGAGATCGCCGAAGACTATTGGCTGCGTCGCCAGCAGCGTCAGGGAGGCTGGACCTATTCCTCCACCGCAAAAGGGGCTCCCGCCAGCGGAAGCATGACGTGCGCCGGGATCGCATCGCTGGTGATCACTCGCGGGCGAACGGGCAAGAGCCAGGCGAGGATCGAAAAAGGGATGATCCAGTGCTGCGGAGCCGACATCGACGAGCGCGATCCGATCCAAGCGGGCTTGGACTGGTTGGGGAAGAATTTTCTTGTGTCGGCGAATCCAGGCGTGCGGGTGCATGGGCTGTATTATCTTTATGCGTTGGAACGCGTCGGTCGTTTGACTGGACATCGATTGATCGGTGGGCACGATTGGTATCGCGAAGGAGCTGAATATCTACTGAAACGTCAGGATGGTTTCGAAGGCTTTTGGCGCGGCGTCGGGCACGACGACAGTATTCCCACGGTCGGCACGTCGTTCGCGCTGCTGTTCCTTGCCAAGGGGAAGCGGCAGGTGGTGATCAGCCGCTTGCAACACGGCGTGGCATCCGATTGGAACTGGCATCCCGACGCGCTGCGTCAGTTGACGCATCACGTGGAACGCAAGTGGCAGCAGGATCTGACATGGCAAACGGTTCAACTGGCTGGTGCGTCGGTCGAGGAACTGCTGAAGTCGCCCGTCTTGTTTATCAGCGGCAGCGGGCCGCTTGTGACGACGGCACAACAACGCGATGTGCTGAAACAGTATGTCGAGCAGGGGGGCTTCATCTTCGCTCAAGCAACAGCGGCCAGCGGATGCCAGCCGAGCCGCGAGTTCGAACAATCGCTACGGCAGTTGGTCGAGGAGTTGTTCGATGCGCCGTTGGAGAAGCTGCCGGTCGATCATCCGATCTGGCATGCGGAGTATCGTTTGAAGCCGACCAAGATGCCGGACAACTTCTGGTTGTATGGCGTTCAGGCGTGCTGCCGGACCAGCATCGTCTACAGTCCGGTTTCGCTGGCCTGTTTGTGGGAGCTGAGCGATCCGACGGGACGCCGCGAATTGCCGGACCGTTGGAAACCGGCGATCGAAACGGCGGCGCACTTGGGGCAAAACGTGATCGCTTATGCGACCGGACGCCGGTTGCGGGACAAGCTGGACGGACAGACCGTCTTGGTGCCGCAGACCGATCTGGCGATGTCGCCGCGGAATACGTTGATCGTTCCTCAATTGGAGATCGGCGCCGGTGGGGACGAAGCGCCGCGAGCGCTACCGAACTTGATGGAATGGATGCGGCGGCAGGTTGCCACCGAGATCGCCAGCCCGGCCGAGATGGCCGGCTTCGATGCCAAGACGTTGCAGGATTATAGCATCGTCTTTATGCACGGTCGCTACAGTTTCACGCTGACCGAAGCCCAGCGGAACGTGCTCCACGATTTCTTGACCGGCGGCGGGACCATTTTTGCGGGAGCGATCTGCGGCAACGACGAATTCACTCAGTCGTTCCGCCGCGAGATGCAGCTTGTGTTGCCGGGCGTTCCGCTGTCGCCATTGGCTGCCGATCACGAGGCGTTTACGTCGCGGTTCCGCGGATACAACCTGTCGTCGGTGACGCTGCGGAAGCCGGTCGAAGGAGAGTCGGGGATCGTGGTCAGCCAGAAGGTCGGCGCGCCGTTAATCGAAGTGATGCGGCAGGACGATCGCGATTGCGTCTTCTTCTCTCCGTTTGATCTCAGTTGCGCGTTGGAAAATCAAGGCGGGATTCAGTGCGCCGGCTACGACACGGTGGACGCGGCCAAGATTGGAATTAATCTGATCCTCTATGCAATGCTGCAGTAA
- a CDS encoding 3'-5' exoribonuclease YhaM family protein — MSERLFINQLSEQTQVDDVYRAADKQLRANRQGNKYILLKLADRTGTLTGMFWNAEDRDFERCQDSEYLHVKGRTQIYNGNMQMIVTGISPVDPSQVDPADFDMFDASASEQAFARLKELLGSVRNIHLRQLLDACLADEEFMTRFKQSPAAVTNHHAFPGGLLRHTVDLIELAQLIGPRYPQLDIDLLTTGAFLHDIGKTEELSSGGELTYTDRGQLVGHIVIGVQYLADRIAVVEAETKSPFPVQLKWHLEHLILSHHGLLEYGSPKVPLTREAIALHHLDNLDAKLAAATSIIDSDISGDKNWTNYNPSMGKKLWKSPIE; from the coding sequence GTGTCTGAGCGGCTTTTTATCAACCAGTTGTCTGAACAAACCCAAGTTGACGACGTTTACCGCGCTGCGGATAAGCAGTTGCGAGCCAATCGGCAGGGGAACAAGTATATTTTGCTGAAGCTGGCCGATCGGACGGGGACCCTGACCGGGATGTTCTGGAACGCGGAGGATCGCGATTTCGAGCGCTGCCAAGACAGCGAATATCTGCATGTCAAAGGCCGCACGCAGATCTATAACGGCAACATGCAGATGATCGTGACCGGGATCAGTCCCGTCGATCCGTCGCAGGTCGATCCGGCCGACTTCGATATGTTCGATGCCTCGGCCAGCGAGCAGGCTTTCGCGCGGCTGAAGGAACTGTTGGGGAGTGTCCGCAACATTCACCTGCGTCAGTTGTTGGATGCCTGTTTGGCCGACGAAGAGTTTATGACGCGGTTCAAGCAGTCCCCCGCGGCAGTCACCAATCACCACGCCTTTCCCGGCGGCTTGCTGCGGCACACCGTCGACCTGATCGAATTGGCTCAGTTGATCGGGCCGCGTTATCCGCAATTGGATATCGATCTGCTGACCACCGGTGCCTTCCTGCACGACATCGGCAAGACCGAAGAGCTTTCCTCGGGCGGCGAGCTCACTTACACCGACCGCGGCCAATTGGTCGGCCACATCGTGATCGGCGTCCAGTACCTGGCCGATCGGATCGCGGTGGTCGAAGCCGAAACGAAGTCGCCGTTCCCGGTGCAGCTGAAGTGGCATCTGGAGCATCTGATCCTCAGCCACCACGGCCTGCTGGAATATGGCAGCCCGAAGGTACCGCTGACGCGCGAAGCGATCGCGCTGCATCACCTGGACAATCTGGACGCCAAGCTAGCTGCCGCGACCAGCATCATCGACAGCGACATCAGCGGCGACAAAAACTGGACGAACTACAACCCCAGCATGGGCAAGAAGCTCTGGAAGTCGCCGATCGAATAG